The following DNA comes from Chitinophaga nivalis.
CCATAGATCCCAACCGGATCTATACCTGTGGCCATTCCAGTGGCGCCATCTTCTCTTTTGTACTGGCACGGGAAATGAGTGAAGTATTTGCGGCTGCCTGCCCTGTATCCGGACAAATGAAGTTGACAGATCTGTCTGCACCACCCCGTACCACCGCTGTACGTGCTTTCAACGGTCAGCAGGATGCTTCCGTCAATCATGCTGCCGCATTTGAAAATATCAAAGTATGGGCAGCTACCTTGGGTGGCTACTACGCCAAAGACAGCATCAAAGGCCAGCAGCCCATTGCTGCCGGCAACTATACCCTGCTGCCTACCAAATGGGGCGGCGGCAACGGCAACATCGAATTCTATTCCATCCCGGAAGCCAACCATGGCATCAACTGGAACAACATTATTATCTATATGTGGGAGTTCATGCGGGCCAACCCGTTGAATAAACCTACCGGGCTTTATATAGGCGTGAAACAATCCACCCTCTATTTTACACCCGGTAATACCTATACAATTCCCATCCAGTATGCCCGCCAGGTGAGTCCCAGGATATATAGCGCACCGGCAGGTTTCGACGTTAGTCTGAACGGCAATACCTTACAGGTACAAGCGTTGGCTAATGCTGCTGATGGTAAGATTGTAGTGGAAGGTGCCCTGAATGGTACGACCAAACTGGTAGAAGTGAGTTTGATAAAAGATTAATCGTTTATAAGCACTATTGAAAAGAAAAGCCCGGCAGATCATGGTAAATGATTTGCCGGGCTTTTTAATACGTTTATGGGTAAGAGTTATATAAGCGATAAAAAAACAACACCTGCACTCGACTTAAGTACTGATGTACAACACATTAATTAAAGCTAGAAAAGATACCCCATCTTTTTTCCAATAATTCGATTTATTTTAAGTTGAATTCCGGTTTTTATCTATAAATTAGTTTAGCAAATCAGCAGCAACTATCGTTTGTTAAAACTCGTAAAAATACTTTTTCAACAACTCGTGCTATAATCTCTGATTATAATAACTGAAACCACCCACTCGCCACCAGGAGTGCTTTTGAGCGTATTTTTACTATGAGACCATTCAGAATAATTATTGTTTAACACCATTAAATGTTTACTAAAAACAGTCGGAGTAACTACTAAACAACCCACCATAGTTATGTCTTTACCCTTCCGATACTATTAAAACTATACTATTGTAACCTATATGTATATAAGGGCCGTGCTATGCCCATATAGCAGATAGCGCCATCACATTAAAACCATCGGGGCATATCTTTATTGAAACAGATGATCGCTTATCCCATGCGGATAGGATCAGTTGATTCATTTTGCCTTTCTTATCACATAGTTGATACCTGTTTATTACAACAGGTACACACCTCGCTATTATCTATAAAAAAATACTTGCGCAACAAAGGCGGCATCCTGAAAAGCCTCAAGAGAGTAAGGAATAACTTCAAATTTAATTTTATGAAAGCGAAAAAGCTGAAATTAAACAAAATGGACTTACAAGAAATGTCCGCCAAAGAGTTGAATAAAGTATTAGGTGGTAACAAAGTAGTAGATCCTACCTATCCAGGAGGCGATACCGCCACTGCTACTGCTACCGCCACTTCTACTTCATTTGCAGAAGCAGAAGCGGAGGCAGAATCCGAAGCAGAATCCTAGTCTTCCGGATAAACCAGGAAGTGCCGGCCTCTTTATTTATTCAAAATAATATCTCCGGAAAGAGATCTACTCCCAGCCGTATTGCTTTTGGATACAGCTGATGTATCTCGCCTGATGGTTATTATTCAGATCAGTAGTAACACCGGTATTTCAACCCTCATTTTACTCCTCATTACAGCGGCTAATGAGGAGTAAACATCACTATTGTTTACTAGTGCCAGATTTGCATTTTATATATACCATCCATAAACACCAGTATCATTATTACAAAATACCAGCCCTAATCAACGCATGTAGTGAAACTTAAAGCCCTTCGTTACAAAATACAATTTGCACCTCCATCTGGTTTCAAAAAATATTTTAAAACCAAATATCATGAAAGTTAAAAAGCTGACTTTAAAAAAAATGGATTTACAGGAGATGTCTGTAAAAGAACGGCATAAAGTGTCAGGAGGATCCCTTGCCACAAGATTTTCCGGAGATATATCCGGTTCATCCTCCAATACCGCTTCTCAAAGTTTCAATGCAGATACTGATACCGAGTATGAAGTGGAGGATGAAACTGATCCATCATACCCCTCCTCTTTTTAAATCCTATTATCCATCATATAACAACCAGCAATCTGCTATTTAGCCAATACTGTTACTGTAGCAACATCTTTATAAACGCATTTTCTTTCACCACAAAATATTGTTGCGCAACACCACAGGCGGATTCCTGAAAAGCCTCAACAGAGTAAGGAGCAACTTCAAATCAAATTTTATGAAAACAAAAAAACTGAAATTAAACAAAATGGACTTACAAGAAATGTCCGCCAAAGAACTGAACAAAGTATTAGGTGGTAACAAATTAGTAGATCCTACTTACCCAGGTGGTGGTGGCGATACTTCTACTGCCAGTGCTTCAGCCAGCTCCTCTTCTGTTGCAGATTCAGATTCTGACTCAGACTCAGATGCCGACCACTAATATCATACCTATCATACTCATTTGTCATTATCCTGAAATGGCACTGTTATAAAACAGGATCCTTAATAGCAGGTATGCCTTGCAGGTATGATAGCGATATTTTTCAACGATAACAATTTTGTCAACCATCATCTATCCTAAGATGCCGGTTTTCAAAATTGTTATCGTCCCGGCTATCTGGTTCTGCTTTTAAACCGGCTTTACTATGATAATAGGTATTGTTAATTTTTAAAGCTTACAAACGACATGATTCTTATTTTCAGTCGACAGGATGATGGAAGTACTTCCATCGTAATAGAATGGCTGGTTTCATTAAACAAAAAATTTATCCGGCTAAATGCAGATGATAAGCGAACCCGATTTGTTCATTTTGATGTTACTAAAAATGAACTGATCGTGGATCAACAGGGCCAGCTGGTTAATCTCTTTGATGCTACTTCTTTGTGGTACAGAAGAAAAGGATTCTCCATCAAAAGTATTCCTATTGATGAAAAGACTTACCACCAGGCTGTCTTTCCTGATGCAACAACGTTTCATCAGCAGCACATGCAGTCTGAATTAAAAGTATTGATAGATTACATCCATTCCAGTCTGGCAGATAAATGTACCACACTCGGCAACAATATCAGTTCAGAAGTAAACAAAATGAAAGTGCTGGCCATCGCGCAGCAACATGGGCTCACCATTCCGGAGAGTTACATCATCAGCAGCAAGGCTGCATTAGTGAAGATCCTGAAAGAAAAGAAGAAAGGGGTGGTGACCAAAGCACTCGGGAACGGTATATATCGCTTCACTAAAAAGACGGGGTATTATTCTTACACGGAGAAACTGACAACTGAAAATATAGCGCCCCTTCCGGATCATTTTTTCCCTTCCTTAATACAACTGGAAATCAAGAAAAAATTTGAGCTGCGCGTTTTTTATCTGAAAGGAGATTTTTATGCCATGGCTATCTTCTCCCAACACAGCAAAAAAACAACCGTCGATTTCAGAAGATCTGCGGAAAGTAAGCCTAACAGAACAGTTCCCTATAAGCTGCCTGCCACTGTTCAACAACAGCTCCGGCTGGTGATGGCCGAACTGTCTCTCGATACAGGATCCATAGATATTATTGTGGATGAAAAAGGAGACTACGTTTTCCTGGAGGTAAACCCTATAGGACAGTTTACCATGACCTCATTACCTTGTAACTATTATTTAGAGAAAAAAATCGCCGCAATACTCTAGTTTATGATAAAGATGAAGCAACTAAAAATAAAAAAGGGCAATCTGCCTAATCTGCCTATTTTCTATAATCATATCATTTATAATGATTTAATTCCTTCAGACCCTTTTTATAAGTCCATGTACAGCGAAAAGTACAGCAGCTTAATCAGCTACACGCAGCCAGAGAAATTAGTCTCAAAAATTATTGATTATTCAAAAAAATAAGCCATGGCCATCCGCATCTCCCAGGTTAAAGAAAAGTACCTCTATCTATATGCCAACTGTTATCCCGTGAAAGGCTATACCCGT
Coding sequences within:
- a CDS encoding TIGR04149 family rSAM-modified RiPP, which codes for MKTKKLKLNKMDLQEMSAKELNKVLGGNKLVDPTYPGGGGDTSTASASASSSSVADSDSDSDSDADH
- the gwsG gene encoding grasp-with-spasm system ATP-grasp peptide maturase, which codes for MILIFSRQDDGSTSIVIEWLVSLNKKFIRLNADDKRTRFVHFDVTKNELIVDQQGQLVNLFDATSLWYRRKGFSIKSIPIDEKTYHQAVFPDATTFHQQHMQSELKVLIDYIHSSLADKCTTLGNNISSEVNKMKVLAIAQQHGLTIPESYIISSKAALVKILKEKKKGVVTKALGNGIYRFTKKTGYYSYTEKLTTENIAPLPDHFFPSLIQLEIKKKFELRVFYLKGDFYAMAIFSQHSKKTTVDFRRSAESKPNRTVPYKLPATVQQQLRLVMAELSLDTGSIDIIVDEKGDYVFLEVNPIGQFTMTSLPCNYYLEKKIAAIL
- a CDS encoding alpha/beta hydrolase family esterase, translated to MRKYICMLAIVAGLFSCAKDTSVYAPQQKETVAPGDLFNPDGPDQWPAGYLKAGINKVNLEVTMPNGDKVMREFKYYFPISLNPQKPISLVFNFHGSYTYPAGSTPPDPLLNVTPQDPLNRLADTANIITVFPAGTAEIGAVNWQFSEKHIPFVKAMVAFFKAATPAIDPNRIYTCGHSSGAIFSFVLAREMSEVFAAACPVSGQMKLTDLSAPPRTTAVRAFNGQQDASVNHAAAFENIKVWAATLGGYYAKDSIKGQQPIAAGNYTLLPTKWGGGNGNIEFYSIPEANHGINWNNIIIYMWEFMRANPLNKPTGLYIGVKQSTLYFTPGNTYTIPIQYARQVSPRIYSAPAGFDVSLNGNTLQVQALANAADGKIVVEGALNGTTKLVEVSLIKD